A stretch of DNA from Lentisphaera araneosa HTCC2155:
AATTCTTGTTCCAAGCGTTCTTTAGTGATGTAATGCCCATTCACTGGATCATGTTCTACACGATTAACCCCTTTCTGGAGATAAGGTTGCCCATTAAGCATCAAAGTACGATCATTGATCTCTAGTTTTCTAAAACCAAATTCAGTTGAAGTAATTTGCTTTGTTTTACCATCTTCTTTTAATCTTAGAAGTACGGTATAAAGATTGGGTGCTTCTGCTGACCACTTTCGGGGGGCCTTCACGAATGTTTTTAAATGAATTTTCTTTTCTTCGCCTGCCTTAAGTGCAGGTACCTTAGCCGTAAGGATCAGCCCAGCAATGCTACAAATTATTTCTCTTTCCGAAGATTTATTATTTGAGTAATTCTTCACTTTAATATCGGCACTAAAATCCGCATTTTGGTATTGCTGATCTAAATCTGATTTGAGGAAAAAATCACGAATTGCCACCTCTGGAGTAGCAAACAACCAAACATCACGAAAAATACCACTCATATTGAAGCCATCTGTATCTTCCAACCAGCTTCCATCACAAAAGCGAAATACCCTCAAGGCAATTGAGTTTTCACCCGCTTTTAAAAATGTTGTCAGATTAAATTCAGCGGGGCTTTTTGAGTCCTCAGAATACCCCACATATTTTCCATTTACCCACAACTGAAAAGCTGATTCAACACCATCGAAATGGACAAAAACCTGCTTGCCATCCCAATCTGAATTATAAGTAAATGAACGTTTATAAGCAGCACAGGGACGGCCGTGAGGCGTATCAACAGCCGGGAATTTGTCTTTATCGAAATCATTATAGCCCACTCGTGCATAAAGGGGCTTACCATAACCTTTCATCTGCCAATTTGAGGGCACCTCAATATCATCCCAAGATGAAACATCGAAATTCTCCTTATAAAACTCTTTGGGACTCTCTTCCCAAAACTTATTCCATTTGAATTTCCATGTACCATTTAGAAGCTGTAAATCAGCATTCTCAAAATCACCTGTTAAAGCATCTTTCTCTGATTTATATTGGTGTGCATAAGCACGCATAGGCTCACGATTTTCCTGAGCTACCTTATGAGTTTCCCAGTATTCTGGTGAAGCTGCCTGAGTACTGCTGAGCGTCCCAAAGACAAGTATTGATATATAGGTCTGTTTGAAAAAGTAGCTGAACAAACTACGAGCTTTGCTCCTTGTCTTATTGAATTGCTTAATCATAAATTTTAATGCTCCAATTTGAAAAATATTATTCTTGTTGGACCTATACGTAAGACAGTACATATAAAAGACAGTTGCATAAAAAATCTTTTGCTCATTCACAAAATGAAAAAGCCTGACTGCTAAAACCACAATCAGGCTTCAAAATGAAATTAGCTCAGATCATAAAGCTTAATTCATTTTTCTAATGGCTACTATACGATCACCCCGCACAACCTTACATTCAATCGTTACGTTTCGTTCAAGGTTACCTTCCACTTCATCGTAAATAGCTCTTGAAATTGTATAAGTCAAATTACCTGAAAGAAATTAGTAACCATCTGGTTCAGCTTCATTCTTTTTTCTTTTGAGGACAAAAAAAGCCACCCAAATCGGAGTGGCCTCTGTCAAAACAAATATGAAAACTAAAAAAACAAATTTCTACTTCTCTTTTTCCCCTTTCATCTTCATACTTTTGACAAATTCCTTTTCATTGAGGAAGCCATCTTTGTCAGCATCCAATTTAGTAAACTTTTTCTTTAACTTTTTCTTATCAACTGCAAACTCTTCTACAGAGAGCTTACCGTCTTTATCAGTATCTTTATCCGCAAGCGTTGATGCAAATACGCTTCCCGCAAACATCAGGACAGCTGAAATAATATTTTTTCATTGTTGATAAATCTTTGATTTTTAAAAATCAATTTCAAATGACGCAACAAATGAGACCATTAATGATCCACATTTGATTTTTTATCGTCTCCATACTTATACGTCCACTAAAACTCCAAAAAGACATTTCAAAAAAATCATAAAAAGTATCAACAATTCAAGCTTCTAAGAGAGCATTGAGTAGAGGTATATTATTGATGGAAAACAGCAAAAAAAAGGTTGCAAAACCACCCAAAAAGGGAGCAGTTTCCTGCTTAGATGATTGTCTGGGGGACATGGTGTCGCAGGTTCAAATCCTGTCGTTCCGACTTTGATAATCAAGCACTTACAGAAATGTAAGTGCTTTTTTATGTTCAAAAAAAGGTTGCAAAACTCAATAAAGATGCCTGATCATTAATAAAAGCATTATAAATTTTATTCGCCGCAGGATTTGCCGATGATGAGTTTTGCTTTGTATTTTTGGACTTGGTAATCTTCACCACGCCATGATGCCACAATATTTTTAATGGTTTCTGCAGCTAAATAATCGGGATCATTTTCCAGTAAAGTTAATTCTACTGGGCAGACAATTGGGCTATTCTTATTGGCGTGACTCAGGAGGTAGATATCATCGGGGATTTTGATTCCCATTTCATAAAGAAAGAGAATGATGTTGCGAGTCAAGTTATCGTCGAGTGAAATAATAGCGTCGTATTTTTCTCTCTTGAGCCAAGTCTGTAGTTTTTCACGCAAATCGAGCTCTTGCCCTATAGCGTTATTCGCAGCTTCTAAATCAATTTTTAAATCCGCGGAATAATCTTCCAAAATAGACTCTTTACATCGCTGGGCAAGATTAGTCGTTTTACTGTTTTCAATAACGAGGATCTTCTTACATGAACGTGCTATAAGGTACGAAAGCGCACGATAAGGAATAGAATCTTGTAGCACAGTCTCAGTATTTAAAGAAAAACTATAAGTTGGGATAGATTTTTTTAATTCAAGTTTACTATCCCATTTCAATACGGCGCGAATTCGTCCGCTATCAGCTAGAGCCTCGATATCTCGCTTGGTCTTTTCTATATCATTGTTGTTAACAATAGTGTAGGTAACTTCCGCTTCATAATTTTGTGCAATTTTATTCATGGCAGCACAGACTAAACGCATGTAACCAAAATTTCTCTGAGTCAGGTATTCTTCATTCATCACAACACAAATAGTATTGCTTTTTACATGTGGTGAAATAAAAGTCCCCATGCCAGGCGCCCTATCCAGGTAACCGCGAGCCGATAGCTCTTCAAAACTTTGCTGGATAATCTTCCGCCCCACACCCATTTTTTTTGCCAGTTCATCTGTGGATGGAAGCTTATCTCCTGGTTGAACGCCACCGCAGCGTAGCTGATCTTCAAACCAGTTAACTACCTGCTTATACATGGGTTGATTGCCCTGTTTTTTGAGAGCTGTAATTTTCATGATATATCTTTTAATCTAGTTATAATTAGTTATTAAGATAGTTATTTTATTAAGCTAAGCAAGTGTATTAGATCTTTAGTATTTAGAATTTACTTAAAAAAGTAGATTGAAAGCGCCACCTATAAGGTTATTATAAGTTATATTGTGATTTTTATTAAAGACTAAGCATACATGAATTATTTTATAGATACTATTGCAGGCTCCCTTGAAGTAGACTTACAAAAGCTAGCCAATAAAAAAATTAGACTCTTTGCAAAAGCAGGGAAAGATGGCTTTTCTGGAAGGGTTTCGCTAGTAAAAGAACTTAATATTACTTCACCTTGGTTTATGCTTCCTGGCATTTTCTCAGGGCTTGGACGTCAAGATCTGATCAAGGTTTATCCACAGATATGCCTAGATCCCGATCCAAAAGATATTTGGCAACAAAATCATTGGTCCTTTGCCCTAGAACGTATGGCTTTACCTATGGCTGGTGTTCACAATGGTAATAAATGGTATATTTGGCAAAGCGATACCCACTATCAATTAACACAAGGGGTGCTCAGAGGAGCCCAAGACAAAGAAGCCCAAGTAGGCTTTGGTTTTTCTTGGCAAAAAGATCTTGTTAAACTACAAGTCAATATTCCTGCTGTCGAAGGCCCTACCCGTCATGTCCGTAGTCCTTTAACTGATGAACGACTCCCCTATTTAGAGCTCGAGCCCGGCGGTAGCTTTAGTATTGATTTACAATGGCATGAATTAGAAGGGCAACGTTATGACTTTGCACAAATTCAACGCCAAGTCGAAGAAGAAATTAGACCTCATAACCTACCAGCAGATTTTGTTATTGAACCAGAAGAATACGCAGAGATCGCAAACGATGGTTTAAAGGATTGGCATTGGCAAGAAGAAGCTGAAGATGGGCGACCAGCTTATTTCATCTACACGGCAGCAATGGATCGCTCGGTTGAGTTCAATGCTAACTATAACAAGGGAACAACTCTGTGCTGGCACTTTGACTCATTGGGTTTTGTTGGTGGCTTCCCTATTGCTTATGGTTTACTCAGTCGTATCAAACGTCAAAAAATCTCTTTGTGTGATCCTTGGTCACAGGACCTCATTAACTACACGGATCGCCTAGCCACAAAGGCCTTTGCACCATGTGGTCTCTTCTATACCTCATATCACCCAGGAAAAGGACGCAATCAAAATGGTGAATATGAAAATGGTCCTGAGCAAGATGGCTACACCTCATGCTGGTTGCCAGAGGGGCAACTCCACGCTAGAACCGAAGCCGACGCACTTTGGCATTTAGCCCGTATTATTAATCTCTTAGATGGACAAATTCCGCAAATAAAATCCTGGAAAAAAACTTGTATTAAAGTTCTTAAAGCAGTTCTAAAAGTTCAAAGAGAAGATGGACGTCATCCACAGATTTATTCGGCTGAAACTGGTGAGGCTTACAGCTTTGATGGCGATGGTGGCCTGCTATGGGTTCCAGCCATGTTAGAAGTCACAAAATGGTGTGCTGATCAAGATTTTAATCAAATTCTCTTAAATAGTGTTCGTCGAGCTGGTGCAGCTTACCAAGAGAAGGTTCACGATTGGTGGGTGTGCGGTGCTCCGGAAGACGTGGGCAACTCGCCAACAAGTGAAGATGCCGGCAATGCTGTATTAGCTTATAGTAGACTCTATGATCTAGACGGTGAAAAATGGCTAAAAACTTGGAAAATTGCTGCCGACTATATGCTCACTTGGCGCAAAGCTTACAACGTTCAATTCAGTCCCTACAACATGCTCACTCAAGCTGATTTTAGAACAAATGGTGGCGACTATGCCAGCAATCACAACAACCATCTCCACGGTTATGAAGTGAACTGCATCTCCGATATGTATAAACTATCAGAAGTATTAAACGACCCCCATTATGCCATGCGTGCCAAGGATCATCTTTGCTTCTTACTTCAGCTTCTTTGTCGCGAGCCAGGTCAGTGGAACGGCCAAAGAGGCATGCTAACTGAACAGTTTTATATCTGTGACTGGTCGATATTTGCCAGCTGGAACCCCGGCTTAGCTCATGTTCAAAAGGGAACTTTCATGGGCTTTAGCCACTCATGGTGTATCAATATGGTACTCTTAGGCATCGATGAATGGTTTAATAAATCAAGGAAATAATATGTTTAAAAAAGATTCAACTATACTCTTTCAAGGCGACTCTATAACTGATTGTCATCGCAATAAAGAAAACCCCGCTCACAACGAACAACTTGGCATGGGCTATGCCAATCTTTTAGCAGGTGAACTTCTAGCTAGTGAATCAGACAAAGAATATAAGATTTTTAATCGCGGTGTTTCTGGTCATCGTATTGTCGACCTCTATGCTCGCTGGAAACGCGATTGCCTAAATTTAAAACCCGATGTACTTAGCCTGCTCATTGGCATCAACGATATTTGGCATGAATTTAGCAGCCAAAATGGTGTGGATGCAAAACGTTTCGATCAATTTTACCGCATGTTATTGGATTGGACCAAAGAAGAAAATCCCGATATAAAACTTATTCTCTGTGAGCCCTTTGCCCTACCCTGTGGTCACATTACTAACGAATGGTTCGAGGTATTGGACGAACGCCGTGCCATCGTCAAACAAATTGCCGAAGATTACCAAACTGTTTTTGTTCCCTTTCAATCAGTTTTTGATGAAGCCATGAAAAAGGCTCCTGCAGATCACTGGGCACCCGATGGTGTTCACCCCTCAATTGCTGGTCACAAAATCATGGCTGAAGCCTGGTTAAAGGCTCTTAACTAAACATGTACGAAAGTTTATTAATTGGCACCCCTGTGCAAATCAATAGGATTTTTACTCCCGATCGTCGGGAGACTATTAGTAAGCTCAGTGATTTATATCCAGAAGTCATAAAAACCGAAGATCTTGCTAAACATAGTCGGGAATTAAGTGAGGTGAAATATGTTTTTTCGACTTGGGGTCCCCCCTTGTTTACTGATGAACAACTTGCCCAACTACCAAACTTAGAAGCCGTTTTTTATGCTGCGGGATCAGTCAAAGACTTCTGTGATCAATTATTTAAACATCAGATAAAAATCTTTAGCGCCCCAAAGGCCAATGCTGTACCTGTCGCTCAATTTGCCCTTGGCCAAATTTTACTTTGTTTAAAGAATTATTTTCAGGATAACGAGCTGATTCACAAAACTAAGAG
This window harbors:
- a CDS encoding GntR family transcriptional regulator, which encodes MKITALKKQGNQPMYKQVVNWFEDQLRCGGVQPGDKLPSTDELAKKMGVGRKIIQQSFEELSARGYLDRAPGMGTFISPHVKSNTICVVMNEEYLTQRNFGYMRLVCAAMNKIAQNYEAEVTYTIVNNNDIEKTKRDIEALADSGRIRAVLKWDSKLELKKSIPTYSFSLNTETVLQDSIPYRALSYLIARSCKKILVIENSKTTNLAQRCKESILEDYSADLKIDLEAANNAIGQELDLREKLQTWLKREKYDAIISLDDNLTRNIILFLYEMGIKIPDDIYLLSHANKNSPIVCPVELTLLENDPDYLAAETIKNIVASWRGEDYQVQKYKAKLIIGKSCGE
- a CDS encoding SGNH/GDSL hydrolase family protein, whose product is MFKKDSTILFQGDSITDCHRNKENPAHNEQLGMGYANLLAGELLASESDKEYKIFNRGVSGHRIVDLYARWKRDCLNLKPDVLSLLIGINDIWHEFSSQNGVDAKRFDQFYRMLLDWTKEENPDIKLILCEPFALPCGHITNEWFEVLDERRAIVKQIAEDYQTVFVPFQSVFDEAMKKAPADHWAPDGVHPSIAGHKIMAEAWLKALN
- a CDS encoding EF-hand domain-containing protein, translated to MFAGSVFASTLADKDTDKDGKLSVEEFAVDKKKLKKKFTKLDADKDGFLNEKEFVKSMKMKGEKEK